One window of Anaeromyxobacter diazotrophicus genomic DNA carries:
- a CDS encoding TetR/AcrR family transcriptional regulator, whose protein sequence is MARPLSDEKRSALLAAAIDLFSENGIDATPTAAISKAAGVAEGSLFTYFRSKDGLVNALYLELKAELAQVLMQGFPRDGSIAKKLKHLWDRHVAWCAASPEKLKALDRLLLSNRLDAASRAQGAEPFRELDDAVQRAVEDGTLRDLSLPFLHQIFAAMVTATLQMMAADPAGAARYRREGFEILWNAVRR, encoded by the coding sequence ATGGCCCGCCCGCTCAGCGACGAAAAGCGAAGCGCCCTCCTCGCGGCAGCGATCGACCTCTTCTCGGAGAACGGGATCGACGCGACGCCGACGGCGGCCATCTCGAAGGCGGCGGGCGTCGCCGAGGGCTCGCTCTTCACCTACTTCAGATCCAAGGACGGCCTCGTCAACGCGCTCTACCTCGAGCTCAAGGCCGAGCTGGCGCAGGTGCTCATGCAGGGCTTTCCGCGCGACGGCTCGATCGCGAAGAAGCTGAAGCACCTGTGGGATCGCCACGTCGCCTGGTGCGCCGCGTCCCCGGAGAAGCTGAAGGCGCTGGACCGGCTGCTCCTCTCGAATCGCCTCGACGCCGCGTCGCGCGCGCAGGGCGCCGAGCCGTTCCGCGAGCTCGACGACGCCGTGCAGCGGGCGGTGGAGGACGGGACGCTGCGCGACCTCTCGCTGCCGTTCCTCCACCAGATCTTCGCGGCCATGGTGACGGCCACGCTGCAGATGATGGCGGCCGATCCGGCCGGGGCCGCGAGGTACCGCCGCGAGGGGTTCGAGATCCTCTGGAACGCCGTGCGGCGGTGA
- a CDS encoding oxidoreductase produces the protein MEPWSFADIPDQSGRTALVTGANAGIGLETARMLALKGADVVLACRNLEKGRAAVERVQSARPRGSATLAALDLSDLDSVAAFAASFAASHERLDLLVANAGVMVPPFGRTKQGFELQLGTNHLGHFALVARLLPLVLRTAGARIVVVSSTAQNFGRIDRDDLNWERRPYRPWAAYGQSKLANQLFALELHRRLSAAGSQVRVTSAHPGYTATDLQRTSPVARLFNPIFGMKPPDGALPTLRAATDPAAASGSYWGPRGLFELRGPPAPARISAAAQDRATAAWLWGESEKLTGVAFELAPAAA, from the coding sequence ATGGAACCCTGGAGCTTCGCCGACATCCCCGATCAGTCCGGCCGCACGGCGCTCGTCACCGGCGCGAACGCCGGCATCGGGCTCGAGACCGCCCGCATGCTCGCGCTGAAGGGCGCGGACGTGGTGCTCGCCTGCCGCAACCTCGAGAAGGGGAGGGCCGCGGTCGAGCGCGTCCAGTCCGCACGCCCCCGCGGCAGCGCGACGCTCGCCGCCCTCGACCTGTCGGATCTCGACTCGGTGGCGGCGTTCGCGGCGAGCTTCGCCGCCTCGCACGAGCGCCTCGACCTCCTCGTCGCGAACGCGGGCGTCATGGTGCCGCCCTTCGGGCGCACGAAGCAGGGGTTCGAGCTGCAGCTCGGCACGAACCACCTCGGCCACTTCGCGCTGGTGGCGCGCCTGCTGCCGCTCGTGCTGCGCACGGCCGGCGCGCGGATCGTCGTGGTCTCGAGCACCGCCCAGAACTTCGGCCGGATCGACCGGGACGACCTGAACTGGGAGCGCCGCCCGTACCGGCCGTGGGCCGCCTACGGCCAGAGCAAGCTCGCGAACCAGCTCTTCGCGCTCGAGCTGCACCGGCGGCTGTCGGCGGCCGGGTCCCAGGTGCGCGTCACCTCCGCCCACCCCGGCTACACGGCCACCGACCTGCAGCGCACCTCGCCCGTCGCGCGCCTGTTCAACCCGATCTTCGGCATGAAGCCGCCGGACGGCGCGCTCCCGACGCTCCGGGCCGCGACCGATCCCGCGGCCGCGAGCGGCAGCTACTGGGGCCCGCGCGGCCTCTTCGAGCTGCGCGGCCCGCCCGCCCCGGCGCGCATCTCGGCGGCCGCGCAGGACCGGGCGACTGCGGCGTGGCTCTGGGGCGAGAGCGAGAAGCTCACGGGCGTGGCGTTCGAGCTCGCGCCGGCCGCGGCGTGA
- a CDS encoding MBL fold metallo-hydrolase: MSLCVAGYAVDRGAAFGASPEGARRARMEHSPQWKGGRFENPQPLHDDLWGALRDITFRGSAHRTPKGPVPVEALDPKRFLTAPHGGLRVTWLGHSTLLVELDGRRVLVDPVWGERASPVSWMGPRRFYAPLLPLDQVPAVDAVVISHDHYDHLDEPTIRAMRSWSTAFVVPLGVGAHLAAWGVPEARIVELDWWESARLGDLEIVATPARHASGRSLLSGRNATLWAGFALVGPRHRVYYSGDTGFFPGFADIGRRLGPFDLAMIEAGAYGRSWPDWHLGPEQAVRAAELVRAKVLLPVHWALFNLAYHGWTEPAERVLAAARGAELRVTLPRPGQSVEPDALPALARWWPEAPWKTAEEDPIVPTGLGGGGAVSLGPSSSAEPGARRGVGP; the protein is encoded by the coding sequence ATGTCACTCTGTGTCGCAGGATACGCCGTCGACCGCGGCGCCGCCTTCGGCGCCAGCCCGGAGGGCGCGCGGCGCGCCCGGATGGAGCACTCGCCGCAGTGGAAGGGGGGTCGGTTCGAGAACCCACAGCCGCTCCACGACGACCTGTGGGGCGCGCTGCGCGACATCACCTTCCGCGGGAGCGCCCACCGCACGCCGAAGGGACCCGTCCCCGTGGAGGCGCTGGACCCGAAGCGCTTCCTCACCGCGCCGCACGGCGGGCTGCGCGTCACCTGGCTCGGCCACTCGACCCTGCTCGTCGAGCTGGATGGGCGCCGCGTGCTGGTGGACCCGGTCTGGGGCGAGCGGGCCTCCCCGGTCTCGTGGATGGGGCCCAGGCGCTTCTACGCCCCGCTCCTTCCGCTCGATCAGGTGCCGGCGGTGGACGCGGTGGTCATCTCGCACGACCACTACGACCACCTCGACGAGCCGACCATCCGCGCCATGCGCTCCTGGAGCACGGCCTTCGTCGTGCCGCTCGGGGTGGGCGCCCACCTCGCGGCCTGGGGCGTGCCGGAGGCGCGCATCGTGGAGCTCGACTGGTGGGAGTCGGCCCGGCTCGGCGATCTCGAGATCGTCGCGACGCCCGCGCGCCACGCCTCGGGTCGGTCACTCCTCTCGGGCCGGAACGCGACGCTCTGGGCCGGCTTCGCGCTCGTCGGGCCGCGCCACCGCGTCTACTACTCGGGCGACACCGGCTTCTTCCCCGGCTTCGCCGACATCGGGCGCCGCCTCGGGCCCTTCGACCTGGCCATGATCGAGGCGGGCGCCTACGGCCGGTCGTGGCCGGACTGGCACCTGGGCCCGGAGCAGGCCGTGCGAGCGGCGGAGCTCGTGCGGGCGAAGGTGCTCCTCCCGGTGCACTGGGCGCTCTTCAACCTCGCCTACCACGGGTGGACCGAGCCCGCGGAGCGCGTCCTCGCCGCGGCGCGCGGGGCGGAGCTGCGCGTGACCCTCCCGAGACCCGGCCAGAGCGTCGAGCCGGACGCCCTGCCGGCGCTCGCGCGCTGGTGGCCCGAGGCGCCCTGGAAGACGGCCGAGGAGGATCCCATCGTCCCCACCGGGCTGGGCGGCGGCGGCGCGGTCTCGCTCGGCCCTTCATCTTCCGCGGAGCCGGGAGCGCGCCGCGGCGTGGGCCCTTGA
- a CDS encoding phage tail protein, giving the protein MAYEVDFTNVSPIGLESSPVAVALAGLRANEARYFKNKYDHVFVVERAENAQKTIGWVHRILKQERDLVIQSRPLEATEFQVEGIRFAYVFYESGLSINVMYTLDDEKKRAVGFKLSDGMEVPPELAPRFKFAKQKSKLAGTIRGSFFVIKGEY; this is encoded by the coding sequence ATGGCCTACGAGGTGGACTTCACGAACGTATCCCCCATCGGGCTCGAGTCGTCACCGGTGGCCGTCGCGCTCGCGGGCTTGCGTGCCAACGAGGCCCGCTACTTCAAGAACAAGTACGACCACGTCTTCGTGGTCGAGCGCGCGGAGAACGCTCAGAAGACGATCGGCTGGGTGCATCGGATTCTGAAGCAGGAGCGCGACCTCGTCATTCAGTCCCGCCCACTCGAGGCGACGGAATTTCAGGTCGAGGGCATCCGCTTCGCGTACGTGTTCTACGAGAGCGGGCTCTCGATCAACGTGATGTACACGCTCGACGACGAGAAGAAGCGCGCCGTCGGCTTCAAGCTCTCCGACGGGATGGAAGTCCCGCCCGAGCTCGCGCCGCGCTTCAAATTCGCGAAGCAGAAGTCGAAGCTCGCTGGCACCATCCGCGGCTCGTTCTTCGTGATCAAAGGCGAGTACTGA
- a CDS encoding RNB domain-containing ribonuclease: protein MDDRQGPALDPRSSPARDPRSNRGTLQFIARQAMIDHGLEPEPPPAALEQARTAEPARGAGVGVRDLRGLLWSSIDNDDSMDLDQIEVAERLPGGAVKVLIGIADVDALVPRGSPVDRHAETNTTSVYAAGRVYPMLPERFSADLTSLGPDVDRLAVVSELTVTPRGEITGAAFYRALVRNRCKLAYRAVAAWLDGKAELPPALAKVPGVAEQVKLQDQVADALRAVRRDQGALTLRTIQSHAVFDGDALRDLVADDTDQAKALIEDFMIAANGAVARFLEAKGFATMRRVVKVPKSWDRLVALAAEHGFTLPAQADPRPLNAFLAEQQRTDPLRFPDLSLAVVKLIGPGEYDVHVPGQPPPGHFGLAVRDYAHSTAPNRRYPDIVTQRLLKAAIEGRPSPYALDELRALAEHCTAQEDEAAKVERQVGKSAAAMLLQGRTGQTFDAIVTGASEKGTWVRIAAPPVEGKVVRNERGLQVGQRVRVRLARADVARGFIDFARV from the coding sequence ATGGACGATCGCCAGGGCCCCGCCCTCGACCCGCGCTCCAGCCCGGCGCGGGACCCCCGCTCCAACCGCGGCACCCTCCAGTTCATCGCCCGTCAGGCGATGATCGACCACGGCCTCGAGCCGGAGCCCCCGCCAGCCGCGCTGGAGCAGGCGCGCACCGCCGAGCCAGCCCGCGGCGCCGGCGTCGGCGTCCGGGACCTCCGGGGCCTCCTCTGGTCCTCGATCGACAACGACGACTCGATGGACCTGGACCAGATCGAGGTGGCCGAGCGGCTCCCCGGCGGCGCGGTCAAGGTCCTCATCGGCATCGCCGACGTCGACGCGCTGGTGCCGCGCGGCTCCCCGGTCGACCGGCACGCCGAGACCAACACCACCTCGGTGTACGCGGCGGGCCGCGTCTACCCGATGCTGCCCGAGCGGTTCTCCGCCGACCTCACCTCCCTCGGCCCGGACGTCGATCGGCTCGCGGTGGTCAGCGAGCTCACGGTGACGCCCCGGGGCGAGATCACCGGCGCGGCCTTCTACCGGGCGCTGGTCCGCAACCGCTGCAAGCTGGCCTACCGCGCAGTGGCCGCCTGGCTCGACGGGAAGGCGGAGCTGCCGCCCGCCCTGGCGAAGGTCCCGGGCGTCGCCGAGCAGGTGAAGCTCCAGGACCAGGTGGCCGACGCGCTCCGCGCGGTGCGGCGCGATCAGGGCGCGCTGACGCTCCGGACCATCCAGAGCCACGCCGTGTTCGACGGCGACGCGCTGCGGGACCTCGTGGCCGACGACACCGACCAGGCCAAGGCGCTCATCGAGGACTTCATGATCGCCGCCAACGGCGCCGTGGCCCGCTTCCTCGAGGCGAAGGGCTTCGCGACCATGCGGCGGGTGGTCAAGGTGCCGAAGTCCTGGGACCGGCTCGTGGCCCTGGCCGCCGAGCACGGCTTCACGCTCCCGGCCCAGGCCGACCCGCGGCCGCTCAACGCCTTCCTCGCGGAGCAGCAGCGCACCGACCCGCTCCGCTTCCCCGACCTCTCGCTCGCCGTGGTGAAGCTCATCGGGCCCGGGGAGTACGACGTCCACGTCCCCGGGCAGCCGCCCCCTGGCCACTTCGGCCTCGCGGTGCGCGACTACGCCCACTCCACGGCACCCAACCGACGCTATCCCGACATCGTCACCCAGCGGCTGCTCAAGGCGGCCATCGAAGGGCGCCCGTCGCCGTACGCGCTCGACGAGCTGCGCGCGCTGGCCGAGCACTGCACCGCGCAGGAGGACGAGGCCGCCAAGGTGGAGCGCCAGGTGGGCAAGTCGGCGGCGGCCATGCTGCTCCAGGGGCGGACCGGCCAGACGTTCGACGCCATCGTCACCGGCGCCTCGGAGAAGGGGACCTGGGTCCGCATCGCAGCGCCGCCGGTCGAGGGCAAGGTCGTGCGGAACGAACGCGGGCTCCAGGTCGGGCAGCGGGTGCGGGTGCGGCTGGCCCGGGCCGACGTGGCCCGCGGCTTCATCGACTTCGCCCGCGTGTGA
- a CDS encoding TIGR00730 family Rossman fold protein → MDPTDPTTPPIPPAEPAPVPSPPLAYLDPAFVNGDDGRALRILAEYLQPLERFREAGVQDTVVFFGSARLGPDGPLGRYYQAARELAMLVTRWSKALQPGSHRYVVCSGGGPGIMEAANRGASEAGGLSIGLNISLPFEQRPNRYSTHRLSLEFHYFFMRKLWFAHLARALVAFPGGFGTLDELFEILTLAQTRKLERRIPVILFGRSYWEEVLDFEALVRHGTVAREDLELFKYAEEPVEALRLIQEGIAPDGAGRAPSIARSRTQRRAR, encoded by the coding sequence ATGGACCCGACCGATCCGACCACTCCGCCCATCCCGCCCGCCGAGCCCGCCCCAGTCCCTTCGCCGCCGCTCGCCTACCTCGATCCGGCCTTCGTGAACGGGGACGACGGCCGCGCGCTCCGCATCCTCGCGGAGTACCTCCAGCCGCTGGAGCGCTTCCGCGAGGCGGGCGTCCAGGACACGGTGGTCTTCTTCGGCTCGGCTCGCCTCGGGCCGGACGGGCCGCTCGGCCGCTACTACCAGGCGGCTCGCGAGCTCGCCATGCTGGTGACCCGCTGGTCGAAGGCGCTTCAGCCGGGCTCCCACCGCTACGTGGTGTGCTCCGGCGGCGGCCCCGGTATCATGGAGGCCGCCAACCGCGGCGCCTCGGAGGCGGGCGGACTCTCCATCGGGCTGAACATCAGCCTGCCCTTCGAGCAGCGCCCCAACCGCTACTCCACGCACCGGCTCAGCCTGGAGTTCCACTACTTCTTCATGCGGAAGCTGTGGTTCGCGCACCTGGCCCGGGCCCTGGTGGCCTTCCCCGGCGGCTTCGGCACGCTGGACGAGCTGTTCGAGATCCTCACCCTGGCGCAGACCCGCAAGCTGGAACGGCGGATCCCGGTCATCCTCTTCGGCCGGTCCTACTGGGAGGAGGTGCTCGACTTCGAGGCGCTGGTGCGGCATGGCACCGTGGCGCGGGAGGACCTGGAGCTGTTCAAGTACGCCGAGGAGCCGGTTGAGGCGCTCAGGCTGATCCAGGAGGGCATTGCGCCGGACGGCGCGGGCCGGGCGCCGTCGATCGCGCGGTCGCGGACCCAGCGTAGGGCACGGTGA
- a CDS encoding helix-turn-helix domain-containing protein yields MLQGKRRKAGVAPRLLSVREAAEALSVSPATVYALCKRGEMPHVRVSNAIRIPALVLERVRAKARPLRD; encoded by the coding sequence TTGTTACAGGGGAAACGGCGGAAAGCCGGCGTCGCGCCGAGGCTTCTCAGCGTTCGTGAGGCTGCGGAGGCCCTCTCTGTCAGTCCCGCAACGGTGTATGCGCTCTGCAAACGAGGAGAAATGCCCCACGTCCGCGTTTCGAACGCGATCCGGATTCCAGCGCTCGTGCTCGAGCGAGTTCGCGCGAAGGCCCGGCCGCTGCGCGATTAG
- a CDS encoding phage exclusion protein Lit family protein, translating to MALGRDVARSIILVAPERVEQVRALVQDLTLIISNDGAPRCSIDPKGKTITVSRKMLEHLWCTALAYWVLYSRHLAGRTVTKREELDLTADKQTYAAMKLLKWSIDTVIRSVDKPWPEGLYRPCVNPDHGSEVHVANELLFTAVAFLLHHELSHYRLAHSAGTERVDTIDQERDADYEAANWMLGACRGEVLVKRSIGVATAFMAMVALDIHARRYEPARHPRSIERLINTLDRYVTDPHHVVWGLTVGSLKVHLDFMNVKVHNRAFESARQAAEEYAEVLSRQPASD from the coding sequence TTGGCGCTCGGGAGGGATGTCGCGCGCTCGATCATCCTCGTTGCGCCTGAGCGCGTCGAGCAGGTGCGAGCTCTCGTTCAGGACCTGACCCTGATCATCTCGAACGATGGCGCACCACGCTGTTCGATAGACCCAAAGGGCAAGACCATCACGGTGTCACGCAAAATGCTTGAGCACCTATGGTGTACGGCGCTGGCCTACTGGGTTCTCTACTCGCGCCATCTCGCGGGAAGAACGGTAACGAAGCGCGAGGAGCTGGATCTTACGGCAGATAAGCAGACGTATGCCGCCATGAAGCTGCTAAAATGGTCGATCGATACCGTCATCCGCTCAGTCGATAAGCCATGGCCTGAGGGGCTATATAGGCCCTGCGTTAATCCGGACCACGGATCTGAGGTTCATGTTGCAAACGAGCTGCTCTTTACCGCGGTCGCGTTCTTGCTGCATCACGAGCTGAGTCACTATCGTCTTGCCCATTCGGCCGGAACGGAACGTGTCGATACGATCGACCAAGAGCGCGATGCCGACTACGAAGCGGCCAACTGGATGCTTGGTGCGTGCCGTGGCGAAGTGTTAGTTAAGCGCTCGATCGGGGTCGCTACTGCATTCATGGCGATGGTTGCCCTCGATATTCACGCCCGTCGGTACGAGCCTGCACGGCACCCTCGGTCGATCGAGAGACTGATCAACACTCTCGACAGATATGTCACCGATCCGCACCACGTCGTGTGGGGGCTGACTGTCGGTTCTCTAAAGGTTCACCTTGATTTCATGAATGTGAAGGTCCACAACCGCGCCTTCGAAAGCGCGAGGCAGGCGGCAGAGGAGTACGCTGAGGTGCTCTCCCGTCAGCCGGCGTCGGATTAA
- a CDS encoding HNH endonuclease, producing the protein MNVLPPEFMEWELAHPAPPSATPEYEAWLNERWKELSRIREKTIPRATWRKVRREYLASVGLTCEGRLPQNRKCRALAKQVHHVIPLSHGGAPFDPNNLLALCARCHARAHRPTRFEWRSRDGRPVPPRWVAAWERKMQNATPKERALAWIAVPDRLLPNRGWR; encoded by the coding sequence ATGAACGTGCTTCCCCCAGAGTTCATGGAGTGGGAGTTGGCCCACCCCGCGCCCCCTAGCGCGACCCCAGAGTACGAGGCGTGGCTGAACGAGCGTTGGAAGGAACTGTCCCGCATCCGCGAGAAGACCATTCCGCGCGCGACGTGGCGAAAGGTGCGTCGCGAGTATCTCGCGAGCGTCGGACTCACGTGCGAGGGCCGGTTGCCGCAGAACCGAAAGTGCCGCGCGCTCGCCAAGCAGGTCCACCATGTGATCCCGCTCTCGCACGGCGGCGCCCCGTTCGATCCGAACAACCTGCTGGCGCTCTGCGCCCGTTGCCACGCGCGAGCTCACCGCCCGACACGATTCGAGTGGCGAAGCCGCGACGGCCGGCCCGTTCCCCCGCGGTGGGTCGCCGCTTGGGAGCGGAAGATGCAGAATGCCACGCCGAAGGAGCGGGCGTTGGCCTGGATCGCCGTGCCCGACCGGCTCCTCCCGAACCGCGGGTGGCGGTAA
- a CDS encoding HamA C-terminal domain-containing protein — translation MPEVFPVGSASASAQFHYLKLDGNGQPKLAALAECLVDHLVNYALSAKRTAAADFAETRGARQRQHSRINREARRLLREYPTSGESGELLLYLILEVVLGAPQAVAKMELKTNPRVEVHGSDGIHMRYDETLDCLDVFFGESKLEQTVSGALRSAFQSIENFHDHAMAQHEFGLVTSNFKYMDEPLRQAVVRYLDGQQLQACRVNHALLIGYDSPDYATCVGNSFREAEQEFRRVYAERAPRCVELAIERLREFKYRHLRFEVFFMPFTTVEDFRAAFYRAVE, via the coding sequence TTGCCTGAGGTCTTCCCGGTCGGCTCAGCGTCCGCTTCAGCGCAGTTTCACTACCTGAAGCTCGACGGAAACGGCCAGCCGAAGCTCGCCGCACTCGCCGAGTGTCTCGTCGACCACCTTGTCAACTACGCACTATCGGCGAAGCGTACCGCCGCCGCCGATTTCGCGGAGACCCGGGGGGCGCGCCAACGGCAGCACAGCCGGATCAACCGGGAAGCGCGTCGGCTCCTCCGAGAGTACCCGACCAGCGGCGAGAGCGGCGAACTGCTCCTGTACTTGATCCTGGAGGTTGTACTTGGGGCGCCGCAAGCAGTCGCGAAGATGGAGCTTAAGACAAATCCCCGCGTAGAAGTCCATGGGTCAGACGGAATTCATATGCGGTACGACGAGACTCTTGACTGCTTGGACGTGTTCTTCGGTGAATCCAAGCTTGAGCAGACCGTCTCCGGAGCCCTTCGCTCAGCGTTCCAGAGTATCGAGAATTTCCACGATCACGCGATGGCGCAGCACGAGTTTGGCCTCGTGACAAGTAACTTCAAGTACATGGATGAGCCGTTGCGGCAGGCTGTCGTTCGGTATCTCGATGGTCAGCAGTTACAAGCCTGCAGAGTCAATCACGCACTCCTGATCGGATATGACTCGCCCGATTATGCGACGTGCGTGGGTAACAGTTTTCGTGAAGCCGAGCAGGAGTTTCGACGCGTATATGCGGAGAGAGCGCCACGATGCGTCGAGCTGGCGATCGAGAGGCTTCGCGAGTTCAAGTACAGGCACTTGCGGTTCGAGGTATTCTTCATGCCCTTCACTACTGTCGAAGACTTTCGAGCGGCGTTCTATCGGGCCGTTGAATAG
- a CDS encoding DEAD/DEAH box helicase — MPENAAIVELFEELLVAAASRRLPGEGPVVALPARDKCSRLVAYASELALSSLPANRTAAYEIATRLVELLDDDDVIVATADFLLSRLGNFPGRGLLRARHPDRSRPWTISLLLEQVARETENSVETGGGQSELVTDFQRAFADALRARAALSVSAPTSAGKSFVLSMEIVRRVIAGAGSGRREVVVYIVPTRALIRQLTLRLVKQFAAHEHLSIPVRNVPLPPSDPESSIVYVLTQERLLTLLESPEGCPPITMLVVDEAQGVRDGARGILLQSSIEQTLSRYPEASVVFASPLTCNPEYLLGLFGRGSGARLLEEHSPVSQNVYLVSPADGAPDEVIDVSLLRGSKRLPVGRRTLDFPYGGSGVVKRRARFAAAVTSEAESTLVYCNGPAEAERVAQELAELQTASRALSPALEEFIEFIQDHVHPEYPLIPVLKRRVAFHYGDMPALVRSRVEDLFGDGTIRYVACTSTLLQGVNLPARHVVLESPRRGSNEPMARADFLNMAGRAGRLFKEFHGEVWCLSPERWRDPCYEGATLQEIRSAFDDVIASHPNVMLDALEGSAKGDARELGEAAVGKAFADYTSRGVPIPFRLDMEPQTVDALAAVDRRLSTLGVRLPHSVIARNATVMPDRLQALYDDLASRDLDECLPLVPYEVGWYERLEFIFTLVDAVLDRRAGEQYKYLAWLASRWIVGKPLSDILASQVGRKRNEPRYKGNVSAIIREVLKDIEYEVRFSYVRKVKAYCDVLGHVLVERQRPADAHSITPLALYLECGTHEPVVMALLSAGLSRTTSLLVRDVIRVPEDATTEDCIRELRTLSLDRTTLPSMCAREIREMLGIDA, encoded by the coding sequence GTGCCCGAGAACGCAGCCATCGTAGAACTGTTTGAGGAGTTGCTCGTTGCCGCTGCTTCGCGCCGACTCCCAGGAGAGGGCCCTGTTGTCGCGCTCCCTGCTCGTGACAAGTGCTCACGCTTGGTCGCGTATGCTTCCGAACTCGCCCTGTCATCGCTGCCGGCAAACCGCACCGCAGCATACGAAATCGCGACACGCCTGGTAGAGTTGCTCGATGACGACGACGTAATTGTCGCCACCGCCGACTTCCTTTTGTCGCGGCTCGGGAATTTCCCGGGGCGGGGCCTGCTGCGGGCCCGACATCCTGATCGGTCTCGGCCCTGGACGATCTCGCTCCTGCTCGAGCAAGTGGCTCGTGAGACGGAGAATTCGGTCGAGACGGGCGGCGGGCAATCAGAACTCGTGACGGACTTCCAGCGCGCCTTCGCCGATGCGCTGCGGGCACGAGCGGCGCTTAGCGTGTCCGCTCCGACGTCTGCGGGTAAGTCGTTCGTCCTCTCAATGGAAATCGTACGCCGCGTCATCGCTGGTGCCGGCAGCGGGCGGCGCGAGGTTGTCGTCTACATCGTTCCGACGCGCGCACTCATTCGCCAGCTCACGCTGAGGCTCGTGAAGCAATTCGCCGCGCACGAGCATCTGTCGATCCCAGTGCGAAATGTGCCGCTGCCTCCATCCGACCCGGAGAGCAGCATCGTATATGTACTGACTCAGGAGCGGCTGCTGACGCTGCTGGAGTCGCCGGAAGGCTGCCCGCCGATCACGATGCTGGTGGTCGATGAAGCTCAGGGTGTTCGAGATGGGGCACGAGGCATTCTGCTGCAGTCATCCATCGAGCAGACACTGAGTCGGTACCCGGAGGCCAGTGTAGTATTTGCGTCGCCGCTCACCTGCAATCCCGAATACCTGTTGGGACTTTTCGGTCGTGGCTCAGGCGCGCGCCTACTTGAAGAGCATTCGCCCGTGTCCCAGAACGTCTACCTCGTGTCTCCGGCGGACGGCGCTCCTGATGAAGTGATCGACGTCTCGCTGCTGCGCGGTTCGAAGCGCCTGCCGGTGGGCAGACGCACGCTCGACTTCCCGTATGGCGGTTCGGGCGTAGTAAAACGTCGCGCGCGATTCGCTGCGGCCGTCACCTCGGAGGCGGAAAGCACTCTCGTCTACTGTAATGGGCCGGCTGAGGCGGAGCGCGTTGCGCAGGAACTTGCAGAACTCCAGACGGCGTCTCGCGCCCTCAGTCCCGCGCTCGAAGAGTTCATCGAATTCATTCAGGATCACGTCCATCCGGAGTACCCGCTGATCCCGGTGTTGAAGCGCCGGGTCGCATTTCACTACGGAGACATGCCTGCTCTCGTGCGGTCTCGCGTTGAAGACCTGTTCGGCGATGGCACTATCCGTTACGTAGCTTGCACGAGCACGCTGCTGCAGGGAGTGAATCTACCGGCTCGGCACGTCGTTCTTGAGTCGCCGAGGCGCGGGTCCAATGAACCGATGGCGCGAGCCGACTTCCTGAACATGGCCGGGCGCGCGGGCAGACTATTCAAGGAATTCCACGGTGAAGTGTGGTGTCTCTCGCCGGAACGGTGGCGCGACCCGTGCTACGAAGGGGCAACGCTGCAGGAGATTCGGTCGGCTTTCGACGATGTGATCGCGTCGCATCCGAACGTCATGCTCGACGCGCTCGAAGGCTCCGCAAAGGGCGACGCGCGTGAGCTCGGCGAGGCCGCCGTGGGAAAGGCTTTCGCAGACTACACCTCACGCGGAGTGCCGATCCCGTTTCGCCTCGACATGGAGCCGCAGACCGTTGACGCGCTTGCCGCGGTTGACCGCAGGCTGTCCACGCTCGGCGTGCGACTCCCGCACAGCGTCATAGCGCGGAACGCCACGGTGATGCCTGACCGTCTACAGGCGTTGTATGACGACCTTGCGTCGCGTGACCTCGATGAGTGTCTGCCGCTCGTGCCTTACGAGGTCGGATGGTACGAGCGTCTCGAGTTCATCTTCACGCTGGTGGACGCAGTCTTGGATCGGCGCGCTGGTGAGCAGTACAAGTACCTAGCGTGGCTGGCAAGCCGATGGATTGTCGGAAAGCCTCTTTCCGATATTCTCGCGTCGCAGGTCGGGCGGAAGCGTAATGAGCCTCGATACAAGGGCAATGTAAGCGCGATCATTCGCGAGGTACTGAAGGACATAGAATACGAGGTGCGGTTCTCCTACGTCAGGAAGGTGAAGGCTTATTGCGATGTGCTGGGTCACGTGTTGGTGGAGAGGCAGCGACCTGCGGATGCCCACTCCATAACGCCGCTTGCGTTGTACTTGGAGTGTGGAACTCACGAGCCGGTCGTGATGGCGCTTCTCTCGGCAGGCTTGTCGCGGACTACGAGCCTGCTCGTGCGTGATGTGATTCGCGTGCCGGAAGACGCCACGACCGAAGACTGCATTCGCGAACTCAGAACGCTTTCGCTCGATCGCACAACGCTGCCTTCGATGTGTGCACGGGAAATCCGCGAGATGCTCGGGATTGACGCATGA